In Lolium rigidum isolate FL_2022 chromosome 7, APGP_CSIRO_Lrig_0.1, whole genome shotgun sequence, the DNA window TAGCCCGATTTGAAACTCAGTTTATGTTATGATTTGGTAGACTAGAGGTCATGTGTTAGAAATAATCTTAGCCGGTGCATGGTTGCAAAACTGATATTTTGGTAGACTAGATCTCTAAACGTTGTCTGTAGCAGAAACGGAGATCAGATGGCCGTGTTACTGTGGATCTTGAATGATCCTCAACTGTTGTGGTACAGTGAAAGGAGTGATGTCACGTCGGAGATTCAGAGGCCATTGTGTGCCGTGTCTGTCGTAGTCTGTCTCCAGTCTCACACGCACGGCTTTGGTCTTACTATGGCAAGTCTCTtgcctagtttcaaaaaaaaaaagtaagcaGCAGGCTAAGTGTTGGACCTTGGGCCTCATTGGCAGGCTAAGGTGATCAGAAAGAACTATTTGAGGTCTGCTCCAATCATGAAGCGACGGTCAGTGTAGTCGCATCCTGTGCTTTGTAGTACTGAAGTTGCTCCCCCTCCTCCCTGACCATCCCAGTTCGTTCAGCCTTGATCTGAAGCAGACTATCGTACTATGTGGTCTCTTAATGTGTTTTGTGCCTTATGGGTGTTCAATTTTTGTTTATGAATTGGTGCCAAATTGGAACTCGGTCTATACTGAGTAGTTTGATTCTAGAGTCATCTCAATTTGTCCTTTGGTCCTTTTCTACCCACTGTTATCAGTGACTGATTGTAGAAATTCACTGCTTGACACTTCAATTTGCATCTGAGTCCCACCAAAATTGGGATGATACTCATTTTCGCAGTAAAACTTCTCCCTGTCTAACTACTACATTCAAAACTGTGAAGTTAGTTTCAAAAATTATGTTGACCAGTTTCCAGTCCGATTGAAAGCTCAGTATATGCTGTGATTTGGTACTGGTACAGACTAGTTGGTCATGTGTTAAAAATCATCTTAACCGGTGCATGGTTGCAAAACTGATATTTCCATTAGCTGAATGACCGCTAAAGCTAAACCTTGTCTGTACCagaaatggagaacaacctgccaGTCAATATCCGTGAGTACCAAGAACTTGCCAAGAAAGCTTTGCCAAAAATGCATTATGATTACATCAATGGAGGAGCGGAGGATGAGTACACATTGAGGGACAATATCGCAGCATATGGAAGAATTTTGTACTAATCTTATACTGCCTATGTACATAAAATCTTCATCAATCTGAAGGATTTGGACTTGAAGATTTTCTCTGTGTGCATACTGCAGGTTACGGCCTCGAGTTCTTGTAGATGTCAGCAACATAAACATGTCGACAAGCTTATTGGGATATGACATGCCCTCGCCCATAATTGTTGCACCAACAGGGTCACACAAATTAGCAAATCCAGAAGGTCTCACAACTCAAACCTTTAAGTTCTGATTGTTAAAATATGGCATCCAAGCACTGTTAATATCTCTACATCTCTTGTTTCGTTGCTTACTTCAGGGGAGGTGGCTACAGCAAGAGCTGCAGCATCGTGTAACAGCATAATGGTTGGTGGTAAATAATAATTCAGGATCATTCGTTCATATTTTTGTTCCTCTATGTTTGCTatacatgtttttatttttcatgtcCAGGTGCTATCCTTCTCATCCAGTTGCAAGATCGAGGAGGTTGCCTCCAGTTGTAGTGCGATTCGCTTTTATCAGTTATATGTATGAGATCTAGACTTCAAGCTCCAGATAAAATTCCTTTTAGGATAAtgtgatctctaattttttttttcattaccATTATAGGTCTTTAAGAAGAGAGAGGTTTCAGCAACATTGGTAAGGCGGGCAGAGAGTCTTGGATTCAAAGCCATTGTTCTGACAGTTGACACTCCTATGCTCGGTCGGCGTGAAGCTGATATTAGAAATAAGTAAACTACTTTTCGAAATTCTTTCAAATATTTGTACAAAATTACGTTCTTTTTCTTTGTACTTATACTAAATCGATTATACTATACTGTACATGAGCAGACACAGTTTGAAGATAAGAGCTGTTTTTGTTCTAGAACTTCAACGTTGCATATAGTATTAATGGCTCAAATATATACATGATCAATCTGCATTGTTATAGTTTAAACTCACCAAAATAACCATATGGATTTTATTCTCCTACAGTGTACCTGGTGTTTTTTAGCAGTATGATCTAATTGATTTACTAAGGTTAAAATCTGATAGGCATACATGTCTCATGCCATAAATTATACCTAAAAGATTTATATTGCATCTCAATATCTTAAACAATCACCACAGTGCACAATTCTTATGTTTGATTCGCTGATCTGATTGTTGATACAGGATGGTTGCTCCTCCGAATGAAAACCTCGAAGGTTTAATGTCCTTTGATGATCTTGATAGTGTGAGTCAATGTCTGCTTGATAGAATATCTTAGCTAGACTATATCTGCTTTAAAATAATCTGTGCATGTTGGACAAAGATGAACGAAATATTTTATGATGCTACCACATGAACTCATTTTTCTTTCTGAAAGACTGAATCACAGATTATCATCTTTCTCATCTGCAGACAGACGGCTCTAAGCTTGAGAAATATGCACGTGATACGCTGGATCCATCTTTATCCTGGAAGGTACAGCAAAACTGGCAACCTTATGCAAATTAAGTTAACCTACTCCTAGTAGATCCTACAGCATCTGCTCCCATGTCCAGTACTTCGTGAGTACCATTGAACGTGGATGATGTAAGGAGGGTATTTTCGGTATGGCATACAAATCTAATAGTTTTGTCTGTGTTAGACTCACACTATCAAGATCATCAAAGCAAATTAACtagcgggttttttttttttgcggggaactaGCGGGTCTGGTTGACAATTTTCGGAAGTGGTATTTTGTCATGAAAAAATGGAAGTTGAGACAGAATCTTGGCACTTTGGTTTTTACTAGTGGCATTTTGGCTCTTTCGGTTTTGACTAATGGTATTTTGGTTATTCTCTCGTTAAGTTATACTCCTAGATCCTATAGCATGTGCTCCTACGTCCGGTACTTCATGAGTATATTCTACAGTAGCTTCAAGACTTGAAGGACAATGTCTGTAACTCTGCATCGTCCATCACCCATGAGGAGGTACATTCAAAGCCCTCTGGCGAGAACAGAGTTCCACTCTCAGTAGAACGTGCTGACATAAACGCAAACCTAACCGCCCTGCATGGCTGCATATATAGGGAGACAGTAACCTTGAATTGCTCCAGTACTTGACAATAGTCCTCATTATTACTGCACTGGTGTCTGAAAAACAAGGACTCTAGGAGCCATGAGCCAATCCTGCAGGAGCATGTTGGAAGTTAGAACATGAATTCTGACATTCTGTCTCTGCAGGACGTGGAGTGGCTGAAATCCATAACCAGCCTGCCGATCCTACTGAAGGGCATAGTCACCGCCGAGGACGGTAAGTCGGCACTCGGCAGCCACTGTTTGGCACCTTCACTATAATGCGGAGGGTAGATCTGTTGCGTTGATGTTGACAATGTGTTCATTATCGTTTTAACATTTTCGTGTGAAATGCTGAACGCCATGGGGAAACAAGCAGCCAGGAAAGCCGTGGAGGTCGGGGCGGCGGGCGTGATCGTGTCCAACCATGGCGCGCGGCAGCTTGACTACGCGCCTGCCACCATATCCGCGCTTGAAGAGGTAACCCTGAACCGAGCCGTGCTCGTCGTCATCCGGTTTGCCCAGCATAGACTTATGCGCAGTAAAACCCTTTCACTTTCTAAAAGTATATTCTCAAGGTGGTGCCTCATGTGGGTCGGTGCAGGTAGTAAAGGCGGTGGCCGGGGCCGTGCCCGTGCTGGTGGACGGCGGAGTCCGGCGGGGGACCGACGTGCTCAAGGCGCTGGCGCTCGGTGCACGGGCAGTCATGGTACGTACTTCTTCTGCAGATCAtgctggctggctggctggaCGGCGGAGCAGGTTTGCATTTCACAGAGATGTAACCGCGCCATGCGTTGCAGGTGGGGAGGCCGGTGCTGTTCGGGCTGGCGGCGAGGGGCGAGGCGGGGGCCAAGCACGTGATCGAGATGCTGAACAGGGAGCTGGAGCTGGCCATGGCGCTCTGCGGCTGCCGGAGCGTCGCCGAGGTCACCCGCGACCGTGTCCTGACCGAGGGCGACAGGCTCAGGGCGCTGCTGTGACTGCGAGCGATGCCGATGCAGGCGCAGCAACGAACATTACTTGCTACTATTGCAAGTTTAAACGGCGGGCATGGTATGTGTCACAGTGTCAGTGCACATTGCAACATTGATCATTCAAGGAGACGAGATGCGTTGGTAATAAGAATTACTACCACCTGCAAAAGGGAAAAGCGGATTTGCTCTGTCAAGTGGAGGGTGGTACTTCCTCTCTGTTGATAATTACCTTGTCTTCTAGATTTAAATAAAAGTTAAACTTTGTAAACTTTGATTAAACATATATAAAACAGTACTGTATAAAATATGTTGGGGAAGATAAACACCCCCACTAGGCTGTGTGAAATTACTTTTTGGAGGATGCATCGAAAATATAAACACAAGTGACATAAGAAATTATGTGGAAAAAAGGAGAGAGAAAACACGGTCGTGGACCAACCACAACAGAGATATCATAGTTtatgttctactccctccgtccgtgtTTAATTGACGCGGGAATGCATGTATGCTCTACTGTTTTGCGTCGATTAAATaaggacagaggtagtatttggTAATCAGCAAACTATTGTTAAACCACAACATGAAATTTGGTAGACAAGTGACATACGTGTTCTCAGAATACTGATCAAATAACAACTCAATTGGGTACTTTTTGCCTGCTCAAACGGTTTGCCTTTCAAAATTGTACTATGCTAAAACTGCAgcagtttgatttttttttgtatatattAAGTAGATAggccgtctcattaaaaacctctcaacctccttcggtaccctgggaggaaaagagtgcgtctggaaccTGCCGCTACAAACAAAGTTTAGGTTACATCGTTTGCAACAATTTCCACCATACAGGCAGTGGCGTACGCAGCTGGGTGATTTTTTGGAAAACCATTAGTATTTAGTTATTTGGGTAAATTTTTATCACACATGGGCAGTGAAAATTAAAAATTAGGGAGTGTGCCCACCCTGCAGATTTCTTGTGCGTCCGCCACTGCATACAGGGCGGAGCTGCATTACAGAGAGAATCACTAGCACCAAACTTCCCTAGAGAAGCAAGACTATGAGTTGCAGCATTACCTAAACGACCTACTTTTACAACTGTGATACCACCAGTCCACCATAGACCCTCAGGATATCTTGAGCTTGCATATATAAGTTCCAGCATTCAGATCTATTCCTTTCCTTTGCATTTAAAACCTGGACAACTCGAAGGCAATCAGTCTCCAGAATACCTTGACCTGCACAATGTTGAGTCAGATGGCCAAGACCCTCAAGATATGCCGAAACCTCAGCCTCCTCAGCACTAGCACATGAAGGTACATATTTCCATTCAGTTCGGAGGACTCGACCCTGGGCATCCCGTGCTATAATCCCGATCCCAGTCCGCCTTGAAGTCGGATGCCAGCCAGCATCAACATTCACCTTGATATGTCCCTCTCCTGGCGGAAGCCACTCTGAAACATTTACCCGAGCCACGGGGGTGGATTATCCGGCGTCACATTTGTCTTCCCCTTCGGATCATAAGAGCTCGCCTGGGTAGAAGCATACAATCTGAAAGACTCGACATAGCTGCATAAGTACGGAACCGAAGCTGCAATCGAGGCTTTGCCATCTTCATGCACTATGTTATTACGGTGGTGCCAGACCCTCCAGAGAAGGAAGATCACATAATCTCTGCAATGTACAGGGGTTTGATCAAGGAGACGTAGAATCCACTCTTTACCATGTTGAAGAAATACTTCCTCATCCGGCATGGGCCAGTATGGCGCATCTCCTCGCGGAGGATGCGGGCGATAGTGCATGTAACCAATGCGTGATGTGTGTCCTCGGCGCCCCGCCCACAAATGATGCAAACCGAATCAACTTTTGAAATACATCGATGCAAAGCTTCACGAACAGCAAGTGTATTCGTAGCTATCTTCCAGGCGAAAATACGCATTTTTGGGGAAACGGCAGCCTTCCAGACCAGATCCCAAACTTTTCTATCTCCTCCTGGTTCAGGGCTCATCGCGTCAAGTGCAGGTTGCAGCCCCAGTCTATATGCGGATCTAACCGTGAACACTCCACTCTTCTCTGGTAACCATGCAACAAAGTCCTCTGTTACCCGGCAGAAAGTGTGATTGATAAAATTGTGCTAACATCCATTGTAGCAGTTTGAACTAACCAAAGCGCTCTCAAATCTGATTCTCAACTGACTCAAATCTTAAACCATGTAATCAGATCGAAGTATTCAAATTAATGAACAAGTTTCGCAAGTCTGTAGCCAATTCAAGCCTATTTGAACCTCCAATCACCAGCTTGGAGACTCTTCTTCTTCGCTTCTCATTTGGTTGTGATGTTATAGTGTATTCTTTCACCCTCTCACGGTAGCAGACATATTCTAGCTTCTATCTTGTTTGCAAAGCAACCGAGTGGTGGCTAGCTTTTCTTCTGCACTTAGCTCTCTCAAAAAGGCACTTCAGTTGTTGGATGCAGATCTCGATCAGCGATTAAGATTTGTTGGACTTCTTGACACTTATTGGATTGATGTTAGGCTGCCAACACATCTCCATCATCATGCCCGCGACAAGTATTTAGAGCCGGAAGGAGTATTAAAATTATTAGAAAATGCATTTTTTTCAATATATTTGTTTGGTATTGTAGATATTGATGTTTTTGTTGTACACTACTTAGCTAGGGATAAAAATGGAGCGAAAAGTTTCCGACTTTTCCCCGAAAAAATGAAAACTGAACGAAAATATGGAAATAGAAACACAATTTTGCAAACAAAAACGGAAATATTTTGATGGAAATGGAAACAGAAACGGAACAATGTTTTGTCGTGAAATAGACGCGAAAATGGAACTTCCGTTTCcaactacttttttttttttgagcggtCCGTTTCCAACTACTATAGAATTCCCGTTTTAGTGTTGATGTGGATGGCCCATTCCACCAAGCCCATCATGTGATCTTGTCAAGTTCAACTTCCGAATCGGCCTGTCCCAAAACTAGTTGATCCGTTCATGCATTCGAGGCTTTCAAAGTTTGACCTTTCACTTATTCCCTAGTAAATCGAGCATCGCGTTTCGATAAGAAATAAGATTGTTGGTTTGTTTGAATGGTTGGTATTTTTCATGATTCACACCGTACTCATTCTATATCTATTTCCGACAATATCTACTTTTGTAtttgtttttgctttttttttttgttccataAAAATATATGAAAACAAATGTGGCACCAGTTACTTCGGTCCGTTTTCGCTACATTTTTCTTCCTATGCTTAGTCAAGTTTTACAAAGTTTTAACTTTAATCAAACCGAGAATGCCGGGGACATGGCATGGCACGGCACCCTGCTCACGGTGAGATCTGTGTTCGCCTAAGTTGATGgttgaactaacactggaaaaagaGGCTATGGCATAGGAAGTGAAGTTTTCTGAAGCCCGATCCCAAACCCTGGGCCGGAGGAACGAGAGTTTGGAATCTCTATGTTCCACGCACATAAATTTCCATCCGGAATGCAAAGGAGAGGCCCACTAGAGGAAGAATCAGGAGTCGTGGAGAGGTGCAGGCAACGTTGGTATATCATGTTCTAATTAGCCGTCATCGAAAACACATGCTAAAAAGTCACCACAGAAGGAGCAGGAGCAGAATGCATTGCTCTCATAAATTCATAATGAAAGATGTAAAACAAAACGTGGGCCAAATCAGATAAGCAGAGGTTCAACATTACTCACTAGGGCCAAGTGAATCTCACGAATTTGTTGCTGCACATACACTTGCTAGCAAatgaacttcaaataaagctatcCAAGACAAGAGCAGAACATAAGACTGGGGCTAACTCTCACAGCCCAGCAGAGTCAACAAGACAAAATCGTTTTGCACCTAACATAAAACTCATactgtaataattaagtctacttGGACATTGTCTACCAACAGATTCCACAATAACTCAGCCTTCTGACCCCACAAAAATCATGGGTTCCTCTTTCACTCCCAGTTCGGAGTAGGTGCTGCTGCCGCGGGTGCGGGTGCACTGCCTTGCTCCCAGCCAGTTGGAGCAGGGGCAGTAACAGCATCCCATCCACTTTCAGCCACAGGAGCTGCAATTCAGAATAGCAACTTCAGCACATATTTCAGGTAGAATCAAAAATACTATCAAGCTGACATCTACATCAAACTAATAGGCAGATGCTAAAATAGAATAAAAACTAGTAATTGGATGATGAAAGACAAGAAACCATACAAATGATAGCATTAAGTAAATGCATCACATTGAGCTACAGGCTATTCTAAAATGAACTCAGGAGGGCAGCCTAACTTCAGATGTACTTCAGCTACAGGCTCAAACCCAGCCTTAATGATTTGAGCTAGGCACAAGATAAAACATGGCACTGAAATTAAGGAAAACCAAGCCATGAAAGATAAACTAGATGCAAGCCTAGATTTGATCTTTCTTTGCTTTGCATTCAGCTCTAACATAATTATTATGATATAAGAGCATTCAAACCTGCAGCAGTCCACTCAGCCCCAGTCTGTCCTTCAACAGCAGGAGCGGGAGCAGCAGCTCCTGGCCATTCAGCACCCCAGGTATCTCCAGTTGGTGCAGCATATTCAGCAACTGCACCATACTCAGGGGCAACCAGAGCATCTTCTTCCTCTAGATCCTTTGCTTCCTCAGGGTCCCTGTAGAAGAACAGGTCAACCTACAAAAGAGAAACCACGTCAAGGAACAattagaagggagagcattagttAGCAAAAAATAAGGTTTGCCAAATAATTGTTCAGATGTGAAAGCTAACCATGATTTCCCACTTGCGTCCTGGGAGAATGGTACCACGcatctgcagaaccatcctagcGAGCAGCCAATATAGGCAACCAATGCTCTGCTTCCCCTTGTTGTTGGCAGGGATGCCGATATCAACGTAACGCATAGGAGAGTCAGTGTCACAGAAGGCGATGGTTGGAATGTTTCCAAGTGCAGACTCCTTGATGGGCTGTATACAGTTGAACAGAATGATTAAGAAATGCCCACAAGTGACAGTATAAAAAATATCTAAACAACAATAAATTTTTACCTGATGGTCAGTCCTGGGGTCGGTCAGGATAAGAAGGCGTGGCTCACTGAATGAAGTTTGCATCTGGTTGGTGAAGGTACCAGGAGTGTGCCTCCCAGCAATGGCGTTAGCGCCAGTGTACTGAGCAAACTTGAGGACAGCCCTCTGGCCATAGGGCCTAGCAGACTGCACAATGATGTCCTGAGGGTTCTCAATGGCAACAATGACCCTGGCAGCCATCTGAAGCTTCTCCCAGGTCTTTCCAAGGTTAATGATGTAAATACCTACAAAAAGAAGTGCAGAAAGGCAGCTTTAATCAGCTGTTTTATGATGATCAACAGAAAAAATTAACTGTGTTCCTGGCAGTAAAGCAGCTGCTACTTGGTTAAGGTATTCTGATGAACTTGCACATGTGTGATGAGACCAAAAATGTAATATAATGATCGGTGATCCTCTCAATTGTCCACAAATTGTAAAATCACAACTGCTAGCAGCAGGAATGTATTCTACTTGGGTACATTTAGATGTTGTGGTTGAAGAGACAGATTCTAGTCATCATAAAACCAGCAAGTTAGATAAGTATCAACAGCCATCAGGGGACTACAAACTGAACGAAGAACTTAATTAAGGTAATCCCGTGAATTCCCACATGCCCAATGGCACCAAAGATTGTCCACAAAATGTAACAGCGAGGATCATACATTCGCACGCTGTGGACCCATCAGATTTAAGTCAACACTAAATCATCAAATTAGATAAGGCTCAACAAGCATAACTGGACAACAAACTGAACGAAGCAGCACCCGTAATGACAGGCAACTGACATAATAATTTGTCACGGTATATTCATATGATTTGACCAAACATTCGCTTCGCACACGTCCCTGATTTACAAGTAAACACTGCGCCGTATCTAATTAACCGTATGAGCATGGCAAGATCTAGACCGAGCTTCAACCGAAAAGCAGCGCTACGACGTCGATTCAAGCCAACTGCACTGACGGATCTACGATTTCTACGAGCAATAGGATGGTATAAGAGTAGGATCCGTTAGGTACCGTCGGTGCGGCGCTTGTAGACGTAGCGCTCCATCTGGAAGTCGCAGTTCTTGGTGCCGAGGTGGACGTCGGCGGCGAGCATCATCTGGATGTCCTGCTCCCGCTGGGTCAGCGCCTTGGCGCCACCTCCTTCGGCCGCCATGGTGGTAGGCTAGGGTTTCGGACGCGAGCCCCGAGCGCGAGAGAGCGAAGGGGAAGAGAGGGctcgggtggtggcggcgcgagaggTCGCGAGGGTTGGGGGCAAGACTACTTATATGGGCTGGCTCTTGTGGGATAAAACCCTAGCTCGGGGCTCTGCTGCATTTTTCGCTTTCGCCCCCCGTGTATGGGCTTTTCTTATGAGAAAGtccatttttcctttttttttccttgtcTTTTTTTGACAAACCTCCATCCCAAGCTTAAGGTTTATAttattttcagaaagtcaaactatgttaaatttaactaagtttttaccaaaaataatCAACATGCAAAATATGAAATcggtatcattagatagatagatagataatgaaatatattttcatatagtatatacaaaatattatattttttgatatttttctaaaagtttgatcaaactctacttggtttgactttttaaaaataagtattaagccttgggatggaggtagtatatctgAATTTAAAATATCCATAGATTCTACTTGTACTCTTGATCTCATCACAATTGGTGGCATTGTAAGACTATTTTATATTAATCTTAGGAATTTCGATACAATGTTTGTTGATCTTATCAAGTGTGATTAGTCCTCACAGGCTGAGGGCTGAGGCCTAGCCTCGCAACATCATGTGCGTTTAACTTTACATGGGTGTTGTGCTTGATTTTCAATTACAAATTTTGTATAATTGTATATCCATCTCATACCTCAATCTAGGACCTGTAAGGTATCCAAGACCCCGAGGATTGATAAAGGTAATGAGGTGTGATTAGTGGTAGTTTGATGCTTCTTGCGAAACCCAGTGACAATAGGGGGTGTACGGTGGTAGTTTGAGATCCATTAGAAAATAATGGTGAAAACATTGATGTTAATGCCTTGGTCCGTGCTTAGCACTTAATAAACCTTCATAACCATCACGACTGGAGTGATTGGGTTGGACAGTAGTCTGTAGATAACCAGCGCGACTGCCTATTAGAGTCTATAGTACACAAGGACGCGTCGTCCACAAGATTTTAATCTGAATTGATTATGCACAATTATCCTTACTATTATTATATTTTATCCAATTTCATGTATGCACATTTGCATGTAAAACATTAGCCCTTTCTTATCTCCACCCGTGATTCACAGACCCTAAGTAAACTCAAAGGTCTAGTGAGACGAATATTTCACAAGTTCACAAGGTCTTGCTTGAGTAAATCACCACATCAGTCGCTTTCCAAGGATCGATAtaaaacctaggtcttctaggaaAAAGCAACTATACTACATCCGGTATTTCGGATCGAAGGTATGACCTAGTATGTCTTTCGGCCAATCTAGTGTTATGTCTGGTGAATGTAGGGCTAGAAGTCCTCGGTTGTGTTGATTTGTTCATGATTTGGTTGTAAATTAATGAACTATGATGAAGCATGAACTATGTTTCTATTCGGTTTTCAATCGTGGGagtgtttttttaattttttggtgccAACTTCGGTATATGTTATGTCACTCACCCACGCGTACTGGATATCTGTTATCCAGCAACCCTGATTCGAGTTTCCTGATTCATTTTTCCCGGGACCTGCTAAAGATACTCTTAAGTATTTCCAATCCATCTATGATGCCCATTTAAAAATGTATCGTGATGCAAATTCTGAAAATTTGAAGCCATGACAAAATTCCAAACACGGGAAGTTCCTAAATGGGCCGCATTTGGTGTGGCCCATTAGTAAgtatattttaattcttataattTATGTTAAGTAGATACACACTATTTTACTTCTATGCAAGTCattttaaaaagtaaaaaataTGTGGACCCACTACTACAACTAAAAACTAGAACTGTCATGCAATGTGTACAAACCAATATTATGGATACCCCTATGACAACGACACATAGGAAGCCACCATCAATTTTTCTTTTCTAAGTTTACAAGGGAATTTGCATGAAATGTCTAGGATGATACTTATGCATGCTTATAGCTTTAGTATATGCATCATAAATTGACTACAATTTGTGCTCCTTGGCAATTCTACAAATTGAAATATTGCTTCCATTTTCCAACATCAAGCATATTGTCATTTTAAAAATCACCATTAACATGGACATATGTTCCTTTTGGATGACCTATGTTGTGTTGAAGGGATACCTGTATGATCCAATCGATTGGATGTTTGTTGAAAGAAAGACTTCTGATGAATCAAGTGATGCCTCCCGTCTTAGCCTATCTAGGTAAGTCAACTTCTCAAAGAAGATTGGGACGAATTAGGCATAGGCAGAATTATTTAAAAttacaaaaacaaaataatcctatTTTtgtccggaaattcaattcggctcctgggtgcgtatgctccctctaccaaaaaaatcatatttcaaaatgttgatttttttacatgtacatctccataatatatgtgtgttcggcaagtttcacgaaaaaccaatatattttgtgttttatgtaagaaaaagagaaaacttatattgtgaaaagcattatttttaacactgagttttatttttttacacaagtcacatgacaagtcgattttttatgaaacgagttTGTGAACGTGTATcccgtgaagatgtacatgtgtattttttgtttcaattttttaaaattcaaaatatgtaaggtgcatttcaaaatagatggACTATATTCTTCCATGTTCTAAAACACCACTTCCTATTTTTGTCGGAAATCTGAGCCCATTATCAACCAGGATAACGGGTGTCCAGCAGAATGTAGAACCCAAAGGCGGACATAGGCCCATAAGCCGATCTAcaaagtttttttttgtgaacaACCGGTAGTGTCAAATCAAAACAGATGAGCTCTGCGTGGCAAACCGAGAAGCGAGCAAGTGTACTGCCGTACTGGTCAGCTATCTCGATTCTTGATGAGTTACTACTATAAGATCAATAATCGAGTTATTCTAAAGCAGCTAAACCAAATCACAGCAAGCCATCACACGCATGAACAAGATCACTACAGATCTCCACTGATCACTTCAGTGGCACAAGAATCGATCCCTCAGCCTCCAAATTAGATCGGCTGCATTTTACCTTTCGCCAGGAGAAGGGTAAGTGTTTGAGTGCTGATGCTTAATCTGCGAGGAAAATCGAAGCGTATATGTCCCG includes these proteins:
- the LOC124674689 gene encoding peroxisomal (S)-2-hydroxy-acid oxidase GLO4 yields the protein MENNLPVNIREYQELAKKALPKMHYDYINGGAEDEYTLRDNIAAYGRILLRPRVLVDVSNINMSTSLLGYDMPSPIIVAPTGSHKLANPEGEVATARAAASCNSIMVLSFSSSCKIEEVASSCSAIRFYQLYVFKKREVSATLVRRAESLGFKAIVLTVDTPMLGRREADIRNKMVAPPNENLEGLMSFDDLDSTDGSKLEKYARDTLDPSLSWKDVEWLKSITSLPILLKGIVTAEDARKAVEVGAAGVIVSNHGARQLDYAPATISALEEVVKAVAGAVPVLVDGGVRRGTDVLKALALGARAVMVGRPVLFGLAARGEAGAKHVIEMLNRELELAMALCGCRSVAEVTRDRVLTEGDRLRALL
- the LOC124674880 gene encoding 40S ribosomal protein Sa-2-like; translated protein: MAAEGGGAKALTQREQDIQMMLAADVHLGTKNCDFQMERYVYKRRTDGIYIINLGKTWEKLQMAARVIVAIENPQDIIVQSARPYGQRAVLKFAQYTGANAIAGRHTPGTFTNQMQTSFSEPRLLILTDPRTDHQPIKESALGNIPTIAFCDTDSPMRYVDIGIPANNKGKQSIGCLYWLLARMVLQMRGTILPGRKWEIMVDLFFYRDPEEAKDLEEEDALVAPEYGAVAEYAAPTGDTWGAEWPGAAAPAPAVEGQTGAEWTAAAPVAESGWDAVTAPAPTGWEQGSAPAPAAAAPTPNWE